Proteins from a genomic interval of Chionomys nivalis chromosome 7, mChiNiv1.1, whole genome shotgun sequence:
- the Dhrs11 gene encoding dehydrogenase/reductase SDR family member 11, whose amino-acid sequence MWPGAEVPRAEPRPEAGPHGGGTRRCSDVCRLPAPAPAVTRERPSSVISVPGSPNGVGGRLGTMARAGMERWRDRLALVTGASGGIGAAVARALVQQGLKVVGCARTVGNIEELAAECKSAGYPGTLIPYRCDLSNEEDILSMFSAVRSQHHGVDICINNAGMARPDTLLSGSTSGWKDMFNVNVLALSICTREAYQSMKERNVDDGHIININSMCGHRVPPQSVIHFYSATKYAVTALTEGLRQELLEAQSHIRATCISPGLVETRFAFKLHDKDPERAAATYEDIKCLKPEDVAEAVIYVLSTPPHVQVGDIQMRPTEQVT is encoded by the exons ATGTGGCCTGGTGCCGAGGTCCCGAGGGCGGAGCCCCGGCCGGAGGCGGGCCCGCATGGGGGTGGGACTAGGCGCTGCTCCGACGTTTGCAGGTTGCCCGCGCCCGCCCCAGCAGTGACCAGGGAGCGGCCGAGCTCAGTGATCTCAGTGCCTGGCTCGCCGAACGGGGTGGGCGGACGGCTCGGGACCATGGCCAGAGCCGGCATGGAGCGGTGGCGCGACCGGCTGGCACTGGTGACGGGAGCCTCGGGGGGCATAGGCGCGGCCGTGGCCCGGGCATTAGTCCAGCAGGGACTGAAGGTGGTGGGTTGTGCCCGCACCGTTGGCAACATCGAG GAGCTGGCTGCCGAATGTAAGAGTGCAGGCTACCCCGGGACTTTGATCCCCTACAGATGTGACCTGTCAAATGAGGAGGACATTCTCTCCATGTTCTCGGCTGTCCGCTCTCAGCACCATGGTGTGGATATCTGCATCAACAATGCGGGCATGGCTCGGCCCGACACCCTGCTCTCGGGCAGCACCAGTGGATGGAAGGACATGTTCAAT GTGAATGTCCTGGCCCTCAGCATCTGCACTCGGGAAGCTTATCAGTCCATGAAGGAGCGGAATGTGGACGACGGGCATATCATTAACATCAACAG CATGTGTGGCCACCGAGTCCCACCCCAGTCTGTCATCCATTTCTATAGTGCGACCAAGTATGCCGTCACTGCATTGACAGAGGGACTAAGGCAAGAGCTTCTGGAGGCCCAGAGCCATATCCGGGCCACG TGTATCTCTCCAGGCTTGGTGGAAACACGGTTTGCCTTCAAACTCCATGACAAGGACCCTGAGAGAGCAGCTGCCACCTATGAAGACATAAAG TGTCTCAAACCGGAGGATGTGGCTGAGGCTGTCATCTACGTCCTCAGCACCCCCCCACATGTTCAG GTTGGAGACATCCAGATGAGGCCCACAGAGCAGGTGACCTAG
- the Mrm1 gene encoding rRNA methyltransferase 1, mitochondrial — protein MRLLWTVGCFGRRIVRHFSPVARPGGEELSRLLLDDLAPTQRLERLFGLSPCLLALRAARRSVARLLLQAGKAGLQGERAELLRVAEARGIPVLRPRRQKLDALCGHQVHQGVCMEVSPLQPRLCDEATEASPGDDPQQLWLVLEGLQDPRNLGAVLRSAHFLGVDRVITSRRNSCPLTPVVSKASAGAVEVMDVFATTDLAGFLKAKAQQGWLVVGTVGCPGPEISQSFKVPITSCLEFIWDRPTLLVLGNEGSGLSQEVLASCQLLLTILPRRRLPPGLESLNVSVATGILLHSICSQKKAFPVQTEKGQLLQDT, from the exons ATGCGACTGCTTTGGACCGTCGGGTGCTTCGGTCGCCGGATCGTCCGTCATTTCTCCCCGGTGGCGCGGCCTGGCGGGGAGGAGCTGAGCCGCCTGCTTCTGGATGACCTGGCGCCGACCCAGAGGCTGGAGCGTCTGTTCGGCCTGTCCCCGTGCCTCCTGGCCCTGCGGGCCGCCCGCCGGAGCGTGGCCCGGCTTCTGCTCCAGGCGGGTAAAGCTGGGCTGCAAGGGGAGCGGGCCGAGCTGCTCCGGGTGGCCGAGGCCCGGGGCATCCCTGTCCTGAGGCCCAGGCGGCAGAAACTGGACGCCTTGTGCGGCCACCAGGTGCACCAGGGCGTCTGCATGGAGGTGAGCCCGTTGCAACCCCGGCTTTGCGACGAGGCCACAGAGGCGAGCCCGGGAGACGACCCTCAGCAACTGTGGCTCGTCCTTGAGGGGCTCCAGGATCCCCGGAATCTTGGGGCTGTGCTGCGCTCCGCTCACTTCCTCGGAGTAGACAGAGTCATCACCAGCCGGAGAAACAG CTGCCCGCTTACTCCAGTAGTCAGCAAGGCCAGCGCTGGGGCTGTGGAGGTGATGGACGTGTTCGCCACTACTGACTTGGCCGGTTTTCTGAAG GCCAAGGCCCAGCAGGGCTGGCTTGTGGTGGGCACAGTGGGCTGCCCAGGTCCTGAGATCTCCCAGTCCTTCAAGGTCCCCATCACTAGCTGCCTAGAGTTCATCTGGGACCGGCCTACTCTCCTTGTGCTGG GCAATGAGGGCTCTGGTCTGTCCCAGGAGGTTCTTGCCTCCTGCCAGCTGCTTCTTACTATTCTGCCCAGGCGTCGGCTGCCTCCTGGTCTTGAGTCCTTGAATGTGTCTGTGGCCACAG GAATTCTTCTACACTCCATTTGCAGCCAGAAGAAGGCTTTCCCTGTACAGACCGAGAAAGGACAACTTCTCCAAGATACTTGA